The proteins below come from a single Pandoraea apista genomic window:
- a CDS encoding TonB-dependent receptor family protein, whose amino-acid sequence MSRPMTQKPLQTAIALALASLGSTAHALTNDPATAGVSVTIDATHAAAHTGDHPDTRAVSSTPDTQSSTLAPAISLAQATVPSAASAPGAPTATLPLTTVTAPPASLTSPSVSEQKANLFQTAGSVGFVDADSYQNTYAFNLRDILKDTPGVYVQNRYGQELRLSIRGSGIARGYHVRGLEILQDGIPTNSADGSGDYYQIDPMGLRSTEIYKGGNGLTYGSTTLGGALNFVTPTAYTADAPNQFRLEGGSFGTVRASGQMSRIFGPLDALATVTLNRSDGYRDHDKGNYAQINANIGYKFSPNVETRFFFGAYIVDQKLPGTLSLFDALNNPTKAAASAVSGDQARNTRTERLGNLTSIRFDTGQLDIASWVIHKSLYHPIFQVIDQDGWTYGVAPRYTANLTLAGMRNELIVGARFFGGNTKADQYVNVNGNRGAQTLDSRQSAYNYEAYFENRLFFLPTLGLMIGAKAYRDVRQYIDYGGLPGDPNYRSTSAAYSGVNPKIGLLWEPRKDVQAFIDITRSADVPDFTDLSQTFGTTSRFVPLASQHAWTIEAGTRGKLDRVAWDVTAYRSLVRDQLLQYTTSPDIPASTFNANKTVLQGLEVGAAVDLFKNVMATGDRITLSQIWNYSDFRFRDDPQYGNNRIAGVPTNVLRTTLGYALSNRFQISASLDWVPNGAWVDYANTMRVPGYTLLGVQASYLIQRGVTFYVDARNLTDKRYVTDFSTVTDARTANTAVFYPGDGRSVFAGVRFAF is encoded by the coding sequence ATGTCACGTCCCATGACACAGAAGCCGTTGCAAACGGCCATCGCGCTTGCCCTCGCCTCGCTGGGCAGCACGGCACACGCACTGACTAACGACCCGGCTACCGCCGGCGTGAGCGTAACGATCGACGCAACGCATGCAGCAGCGCACACCGGCGACCATCCTGACACCCGCGCGGTCTCGTCGACGCCGGACACGCAGTCATCCACGCTTGCACCGGCAATATCCCTTGCGCAGGCAACGGTTCCCTCGGCGGCGTCTGCACCGGGCGCCCCCACCGCCACCCTGCCACTCACGACGGTGACCGCACCGCCGGCGTCACTCACGTCACCGAGCGTGTCCGAGCAAAAGGCCAACCTTTTCCAGACCGCAGGCTCCGTCGGGTTCGTCGACGCCGATTCGTACCAGAACACTTACGCCTTCAACTTGCGCGACATCCTTAAGGACACCCCAGGTGTCTACGTGCAGAACCGCTATGGCCAGGAACTGCGCTTATCGATTCGCGGCTCCGGTATCGCACGCGGCTATCACGTTCGCGGGCTCGAGATCCTGCAGGACGGCATTCCGACCAATTCGGCCGATGGCAGCGGCGACTATTACCAGATCGACCCCATGGGACTGCGTTCGACCGAAATCTACAAGGGCGGTAATGGCCTCACCTACGGTTCGACAACGCTTGGCGGCGCCCTGAACTTCGTCACCCCGACGGCTTACACGGCAGACGCACCCAATCAGTTCCGCCTTGAGGGCGGCAGCTTCGGTACCGTGCGTGCCAGCGGCCAGATGTCTCGCATCTTCGGTCCGCTGGATGCGCTCGCGACGGTTACGCTGAACCGCTCTGACGGCTACCGCGACCACGACAAGGGCAATTACGCACAGATCAACGCCAACATTGGCTACAAGTTCTCGCCGAACGTCGAGACCCGATTCTTCTTCGGCGCCTACATCGTCGACCAGAAACTACCGGGCACTCTCTCACTGTTCGACGCGCTCAACAATCCGACGAAAGCGGCGGCCTCGGCTGTCTCGGGCGATCAGGCGCGCAACACGCGCACCGAACGACTGGGCAACCTGACGTCCATTCGCTTCGACACCGGTCAGCTCGACATCGCCTCGTGGGTTATTCACAAGAGCCTGTATCACCCGATCTTTCAAGTGATCGATCAGGACGGCTGGACTTACGGCGTTGCACCTCGCTACACGGCCAACCTGACGCTTGCAGGCATGCGTAACGAGCTCATCGTCGGCGCACGCTTCTTCGGCGGAAACACAAAAGCGGACCAGTACGTCAACGTGAACGGCAATCGCGGCGCGCAAACGCTCGACTCCCGTCAGAGCGCCTATAACTACGAGGCGTACTTCGAGAACCGCCTGTTCTTCCTGCCCACGCTCGGCCTGATGATCGGCGCGAAAGCCTACCGCGACGTGCGCCAATACATCGACTACGGCGGCCTGCCCGGCGATCCGAACTATCGCTCGACGAGCGCCGCCTATTCGGGCGTCAATCCGAAGATCGGGCTGCTGTGGGAGCCGCGCAAGGACGTGCAGGCCTTCATCGACATTACCCGCAGTGCCGACGTGCCGGACTTCACCGATCTGTCGCAGACATTTGGCACGACCTCCCGCTTCGTTCCGCTCGCGTCGCAACACGCCTGGACGATTGAAGCCGGTACACGCGGCAAGCTCGATCGCGTGGCGTGGGACGTGACGGCCTATCGTTCGCTCGTGCGCGATCAATTGCTCCAGTACACGACGTCGCCCGACATTCCCGCCTCAACCTTCAACGCAAACAAGACGGTGTTGCAAGGTCTCGAGGTAGGCGCAGCAGTGGACCTGTTCAAAAACGTGATGGCGACCGGAGATCGAATCACACTGTCGCAAATCTGGAATTACAGCGATTTCCGCTTCCGCGACGACCCGCAATATGGCAACAATCGCATCGCCGGGGTACCGACGAACGTGCTGCGCACGACACTCGGATACGCATTGTCGAACCGCTTCCAGATCTCGGCATCGCTCGACTGGGTTCCTAACGGCGCGTGGGTCGATTACGCCAACACAATGCGCGTGCCCGGCTACACATTGCTGGGTGTACAGGCGTCGTATCTGATTCAGCGCGGCGTAACGTTCTATGTGGATGCCCGCAACCTGACCGACAAGCGTTACGTCACCGACTTCAGCACCGTGACCGATGCCCGTACGGCCAACACCGCCGTTTTCTATCCGGGCGACGGCAGAAGCGTTTTTGCGGGCGTGCGCTTCGCATTCTGA
- a CDS encoding cytochrome b — translation MDNAIKFRSHGSPLSPDERYAPPALFFHWAVALLIVIAYAAVIAKGYLPKGSAQRALSMTIHEWAGVMVLVLAVPRLLWRLIKGAPGPLPGQGWLVRASSGAVHLLLYLFLFAQPVLGYLTLNAGGHALMIPGLDIALPQFIGKDAELRRSIKDIHETIGNAFYWVIGLHALAALWHHYFRRDDTLRRML, via the coding sequence ATGGATAACGCGATCAAGTTCCGCTCGCACGGCTCGCCGCTCTCGCCGGACGAGCGCTATGCACCGCCCGCCCTCTTCTTTCACTGGGCGGTTGCGCTGCTCATCGTGATTGCCTATGCGGCGGTCATCGCGAAGGGGTATTTGCCGAAAGGCAGCGCGCAGCGTGCCTTGTCCATGACGATCCACGAGTGGGCCGGGGTCATGGTGCTGGTGCTGGCGGTACCGCGTCTGCTCTGGCGATTGATCAAGGGGGCACCGGGGCCGTTGCCCGGTCAGGGATGGCTGGTTCGCGCATCGTCGGGCGCGGTACATCTGCTGCTGTACCTATTCCTGTTCGCTCAGCCTGTGCTGGGATATCTCACACTCAATGCCGGGGGGCATGCGCTCATGATTCCCGGGCTGGATATTGCGCTACCGCAATTCATCGGGAAGGACGCTGAATTGAGACGGTCGATCAAGGATATTCACGAGACGATCGGCAACGCGTTCTATTGGGTCATTGGTTTGCACGCGCTGGCTGCGCTGTGGCATCACTACTTCCGCCGGGACGATACGCTGCGCCGTATGCTGTGA